Within Ovis aries strain OAR_USU_Benz2616 breed Rambouillet chromosome 3, ARS-UI_Ramb_v3.0, whole genome shotgun sequence, the genomic segment AGGATGACCTTCAGGAGCTCTGCTGAGCCACTCTTCATTCTGTCTCCAGGGTTCTGAGCCAATgttgaggagaggggaggggaggggctggggataAGGCAACCTAAGAAAAAAGGGCAAACGGACAGCAATGGAGAGAGCAGTGGACAGAGGACAGCCACACACCCTCCGTGAAAGagccagagggaaagggagacgGAGGCAGAGAGGGGACAAGACAAAGAAACAGACTAGAGGAAGGTCACCTTCCTCCatgcacatggacacacacacacacacacagactggagAAGCTCACGCCAGGGGGAATAAGACATACACAGCAACCCACAAgtgcacgcacgcgcacacacacacagactggagAAGCTCACGCCAGGGGGAATAAGACATACACAGCAACCCACAAGTgcacgcacgcgcgcgcacacacacacacacacagagactggaGAAGCTCACGCCAGGGGGAATAAGACATACACAGCAACCCACaagtgcacgcacgcacacacacacacacactcagtgggAAAGGGACAGAAGGTGTGACCTGGGCCTGGCAGCCTCTTAGCTCCTTCACAGTGTCACCTTCCCCATGGAGAAGCCCAGGAAGCACCAACCTCCAGAAAAAGCGGTTTCTGGCCCGTTTGCTGAGCACCTCCCCAACCAAAGCCCAGAAGACGGAGcaggagggcaggaagggaggggcagagcagaggcagggaggggcccGCAGTCTGCCCCAGCCCCGGGGAAACCACCTCGAGAGCCCCTGCCTTGCTCGTGGCCTGGGCAGAAGGTCCAGGGCTGAAGGGTGGGGAGGAGCCCGGGCTCAGTGGTCAGGAAAGAGTGGGGCACAGCAGGCCCCTGACGGGAGGCCAGGGCGAGACCTGGAGCAGGCCGGTCCAGCATCGGCCCCTCTGGCTGGGACCCCACAGGCTTCTGCATGTCCCAGAAGCCAGGGCACCGGGGTCGGCAGGGGCTTCTCTTCCAAACGTGGGTCTTTTGCCGCCAGGCTACTGTGAGTCTTGGAGTTCCTTGGCTTTCTGAAGAACCTGGGAAACGTCTGTGATAGGGTAATCCTGTGTGGGGGAAAGGCCAACAGTAGTATGCCTCTGAAGTCAGCCTGCCCTGCACCACCACAGTGGACCTGGCACCCTGCTGGACCCTGGGCTAAAGGCTGGGGACTACAGGATACCAGACACCTGCCGTCTGTCCAAACCCTGCAGGGAGCTATTGCTACAAGCACTGCAGCACTGACTTAACCAACCCAACCAGTCACCCCAAAAGGTCTCAGCCCCTTCCCCAGGACCAAGACTACCTGCctcaccaccccccacctcctgccatCGAGCCCTGAGCTCCATGCACGAGCCTGGACCAGGGCCGGACACTGTCCATGCGTTCGCTCACTGGGTCACCTCAACAGCCCCATGAGGGGTTATGCCAATTTGCCTGTTTTACAGATCGAGTCAGTGAAGTTACTGAATACCAACCCCAGGCCAGGCGTTGGCAAAGCaattaaggctcagagaggttgccACTGGGCTTAGGTGACATGACTACCACAGGAGAACAAAGATGTGAGGCCAAAACTGACTCCTGAGCCCATGTTCTTAACCACTAAGGCCCCCATGTTTCTTCCCCAGGCCGACTGCCATTACCAATGGGCATTATTGCCACACACTGGGTAATAAGGCTGTGTCTCAGCTATGACGTACTTATGCAGAGTGCGTGGTTCAGAAAAGCCAAGTCACTGGCCACACTACACTCAAGGTCAGTGGCAAAGCCGGAGTCAACCCAGATCTGCCTCGGGGATCTGGACTCTCAAGCCCTGCTACCATTTCCTGATCCTGAGGCAGCCTGTCACAGCGGCTGGCATGGGGTGGCTGCCGGCTAAGTGTCTGCCTCTTGGCTAAAGACCGAGCGCGTCCCCCTGAACTCCATTACCTGCAGGAGTCTCATGTTTACGGTAAAGTCCCCTTCCAGCAACTGCTCCCGAATCAGTCTAGGAAAAACAAGCAACAGAAAGCGCTGGGCCCCTCAACTACTCTGAGAGCAGGCCCATCGGGCCTCTTCCTGCTCCCGCCGCACCACCTGCAGCGAGTTTAGACTGATGCTCCCAAGAATCCCAGAGGCTCAGTCCAGCTTCTTGACAGCAGCCCCCCAGCCCAAAACCTTCCTACGGCCACACTCACATGAGCATGGCACAGCAGACCAGGAGGAGGAAGTCAAAGCGGTTGCTGTCGGCGAAGAGGGAGTCCCAGATCCGGATGACATCAGGCAGCAAGAACTCCTGGGACAGCAGCAGGGTCAGCCAGCGGAAGGCAAAGAACTGGGGCTTGATGTTCTGCTCTTGCTGGGGAGACAGAGGTGTGTGGTAGGTGCGAGAATGTGTGTTGGCTAGTGGCCACGGACCACCATGCAGCCCAGCAGGCGTGAATTCAGATTAAGCAGCAGGCTTGGTGTGAGGTCCAGGCACACCAAGGTGGGGATGGCACCAGAGAGCCTCGCTCTGTGAAACGGGTAACTGCTGCTTACTGCCAGCCAACGCTGCCAGATTGTCTGATATTATTTTGAGGGAAGCCAAAAAACCCAGGCTTTTTTAGATAAGCATTTTAGATTTATAAATGATGGCTCAAATTCTTTTAATATACTACACAGATGGTCACTGTGGAtttatggacagagaaaccaTTATTGGGCACTAACTGTAAGCCCGGTCTTGTGCTTAATACGTTAAATATCTCACTTATTTACTCCATACAACAACCGCACAAGGCAATTATTCCCAATGGGGACGGGCCCTCTGGTTGGCCACAGTGGATACTACTGACTGAAAAGCCTGATACAAAACAGCAAGCTATAATTCCACACTTGGTTTAAAAGAGATGTTTAGGTACATTTTCTTGTTCACAAAACTGTTCCTGTTTATAAACAAATATTCTTTTTACTGAGGAATTCCctgaaataaacatgaaatgttactcccaataattttttttggggggggccgCCTGGGTCTTAGgtgcaggatgtgggatctagttccttgaccagggattgaacctgtgtcccctgcactgggagcacaggcttagccactggactaccagggaaatccctccaaTAATTTTCTAAATGAAGTTCACACTTCCTTTCTGGGAGGACTCCAACAGGCTGAACTCAAAGCATATGGTAAACTGTGTGCCAGGTAAACACCTAACACTCAGGGCACCAACCCACCTCCTCTCAtcctcagcctgccaggctccaacCACCAGCTTCCCCACCTCCCCGCCGCACCTCAGCACCTGGGTCATGGCCCCCTGGCAGCAGCAGTCAGTTCTAATCCTCAGACTCAGGCCAGTCCCCACCCTGGGCTCAGGAGCCTGCTGTCCTCTCCCCCTTCCTATCTGCCCTACCCTGCGTGGCCCTGGGGGTCCTCACCAGTTTCAGGTAGAGTTCCACGTCTTTATCCTTCAGGGTGGAGTACACCTTTTCCATCTTGTAGGTGATGCCACACTGTGAGTCGTCaaggctcttgatgaagttgTCCCGGATCTCAGCCATGAGGTTGGTGAAGCAGAAAAAGGTATCTGCCTCAGCATGCTCTGGGAGAGACGGGCAGGGTCAGGGCAGCTGTGAGAGGACCAGCTGGCTTGCAACACACCCCACCTCTCAACTATGTGAGAGCTTACCCTCAGCTCTGAGCCTCCACCAAGTCAGCCCACCCTGGTCAGGCTGCGTCCCTCTGTACCTCCTCTGTCTGTGACCACTCTCCACACCCCACTCTCCAGTCCCAGACCagacataatttttttatttttggccatgccaaacagcttgtgggatcttagctagCGCGCTCCACAGTGAAAGCaaggagtcctagccactggaccaacagggaatccCCACCTCTTTTTTCTCACAACTCTGACAACACTGTACACTGACTTAGCAGTTGATTACCTGTTCTGctgctgacattttaaaaatcattatttaaatcCATTCTTTCAGCTTCCTTTCTATACAGGAAACAGAAATCTCCTCTACTCATCTCGTCTACCAGAAATTCAGTTACAAATATGAATAGATCAGTaaccgggggcggggggggcagtttccctggtggtccggtggctaagactccaggctcccaacgCAGCGGGTCCAGGTCCAATTCCTGttcggggaactagatccacGCAACTAAGAGCTGTACagctgtataaatatatataaatatatatattgtaagAGATCAGTAAACACCTAACATTCTAGAAAGTTCAAGCCAGGAAAGATCTCAGACATGATTCAGGCCAACCCCCTTATCCGACAGAGAGAATGGAGACCCCTGTTTTGGGGTGGGTGGAGTGGCACAAGAGCTTGATAGAGCCCATCAGTCCAGCGTCCCTTGGTCCGTTTCTCCAGGAGGCAGCAGCAACGAACGTGAGCGGCCGGGAGCCCACCTGTTTACCTCTCCACTCGCTGTTGGGGTCGGTGGCAAAGGTGTAGTAGAGGGGCCCCACGATCTCGTTCATTCCCTGCACGTAAGCAATGCCGGGGTTGAGCTTGGCATAGATGAACAGGATCCGCTCCACCACCTCCCAGTGGGCCTCACAGCCGTTGGGCAGCACCACGTACTCGTTCATGGAGGGCGCCGAGTTCTTCTGTGGGGAGCTCATCTAGGGGACAAGGGCAGGGGCTCGGTAAAAAGGTGGGGGACGTGACAGACAGCGAGCCGAAACTGACTTCCATCTCATGGGCAACCCAGGGATGTGTCCAACGCCACTGGGAAGGAGCAGATAAATCCACAATGGGCAACATTCTGCAAGCCAGAGGGACTGAAATCTAATAATTTAGTGATAAAAGTCAGAATGGTGCTTACCTCTGAGAAAAGGGGTACcgactggagaagggcatgaaagAACTTCCTGGATGATGGAAGTGTTCCATGTCCTGATCTGGCTGACAGTTAATGTAGGTTTATACATGAGGAAACGTTCATCTAATTGTATACCTAAGGTTTGTGCTTTTCTTGTATGTAAGTTATAGTTCAATTCAAAATATGTCAAAAAAAATAGACAACAGGTAAAGATTCTTGAAGTCAAATGctgtggggggttgggggagtggAGGCCTGCTCTAGCTGAAGTGACTAAAGAAACTCAACGTTCCAGCGCAACGCATAAACCCTAACTTGGTGCTGGTAAGGattcaaaatgacaaaaacattcttggtacagggaattccctggcagtccactggacAAGACTCCTTACTTTCACCGCTGtgggctcaggttcaattcctggtcaaggaactaagatcccacaagctatacagggtggccaaaaaaaaaaaaaattcttgacaCAACTAGAGGACACCCGAACCAGGACTGGATGTGAGCTGTTATTACGGATTACGGGTGACAGATGTGACAGTGGTGAGGAGGAGGATGTCCTGATTCTCAGGGGACGCCTGCTGAAGGACTGAGGGGTTAAGGGGTCAGGACATCTGCAAATTTACTCTCTATgtaacacacacataaacacggCAAAAGGTTAACAACTGGTGAATTTAGGTGGAAAGTATGAGGGTGCGTGCTGTActcttctttcaacttttctgaatatttcaaaATCTTCATAAGAAAAAGTTGGGAAATGAATGAAGAGATGATTTCGGTAAAAACTCACACAATAGAGCAGAAGACCCCAATGTCAGGATCCCTTGGGAGTTTTGTAAAAGTTCAAGTGCCTGCGGTTACCTGTATGAAGGTCACAGGCACAGCCCCACAAGGTCAGAGTATAATGCTGTCCTGGAAGCCCAGGGTTTTGAGAACATTAAGCGTCCTTTTCCATGATATATACACATCTAtacatatacacgtgtgtgtacatgtgcacacactaAGACGCATATATCACTAACATTTACCAAGAGGGTTTTATGGGCAAGACAAAGCCCTACAAGCCTTCCTGTTTAATGCCCAAAGCAGCCGAGAAGATTCTTTCCACATTAGTTTCAAGACGAGGAAACAGGTTCAGAAACGCTAGGCCACTCATCAGACGTCTCGCACTAAGTGGCGGCACTGGACTTGGACCCAGGCTGGCTCTAGAACCCGCGGCCCAGGCCTCAGAGAGTGCCCACTTCTTTCCAAGACTCTGCACAGCCACGACCCTCAGTTCACCCTCTTGGAAATTTAAAAGCCAGACAGGGTGGAAATGATCATGCCCAGTatacagaagaagaaacaaaggccCAGGAAGGCAAGTCTGGTGTTCCTTGCTCAGCGTCAGTCAGCTCTAACTCAAACCGCCCAGCCCCTGGACCCAGAGGCCTAGGGATGGAGCTTGTGGTCTGGTTCTCCCACCAGGACTGGGTCCAAACCTAAACTCAATTCTCAGCCACCAATTATTGTAGTGAAAGGAATGATAGAAGCCAGGTCCTCATCTTTCCAGGAAGATGGAACATCAGCAGCCAAGCAGGACGACCACCAACTCAGGCAGCTACGGGGTCATTAAGCCAAGCGTCTGGCACCTCCTGAGGCACCTTGCTCTGCTGTGGGCAGGTGGAACCAGGGGATCAGCCAGAACTTCCCAGTCACTCCCGGGAGGAAAGATGGCTGGTCTCCAGGAAACAAAGCCCTGATTGGTCATTCCAccgggtgggggcagggggcgggcaAGTGGAGCTGCTACAGTACCTGTCTCTAGCTTGCTGGGAGTTACAGAGGATTTTTCCATTGCTGGAGGACAGtgaaaaatttttagaaataagtcAAAGCTCCAGGTATGAAAGCAGTAGGCGTTAAGGAATAAGACAGTACACCTTTTGGAAATACGCAGCTTCTCAGAATCACCTAAGTCTGCTCGAAGCCTGAGGTTCCAACACGCAGCATAACTTGGCCAGCACGAACCCTTCCTTTCTCTGAGGTCTCTCCCTTTccaccccaggccccgcccctacCAACCACAGCACCAGAAGGCCTCTCCACCTCCATTCCCGCCTCTCCCATCAACATCCTCACAGT encodes:
- the TBC1D13 gene encoding TBC1 domain family member 13 isoform X2, encoding MIALEKLRELSFSGIPCEGGLRCLCWKILLNYLPLERASWTSILAKQRELYSQFLREMIIQPGIAKANMGVSREDVTFEDHPLNPNPDSRWNTYFRDNEVLLQIDKDVRRLCPDISFFQRATEYPCLLILDPQNEFETLRKRVEQTTLKSQTVARNRSGVTNMSSPQKNSAPSMNEYVVLPNGCEAHWEVVERILFIYAKLNPGIAYVQGMNEIVGPLYYTFATDPNSEWREHAEADTFFCFTNLMAEIRDNFIKSLDDSQCGITYKMEKVYSTLKDKDVELYLKLQEQNIKPQFFAFRWLTLLLSQEFLLPDVIRIWDSLFADSNRFDFLLLVCCAMLILIREQLLEGDFTVNMRLLQDYPITDVSQVLQKAKELQDSQ
- the TBC1D13 gene encoding TBC1 domain family member 13 isoform X3; translation: MIIQPGIAKANMGVSREDVTFEDHPLNPNPDSRWNTYFRDNEVLLQIDKDVRRLCPDISFFQRATEYPCLLILDPQNEFETLRKRVEQTTLKSQTVARNRSGVTNMSSPQKNSAPSMNEYVVLPNGCEAHWEVVERILFIYAKLNPGIAYVQGMNEIVGPLYYTFATDPNSEWREHAEADTFFCFTNLMAEIRDNFIKSLDDSQCGITYKMEKVYSTLKDKDVELYLKLQEQNIKPQFFAFRWLTLLLSQEFLLPDVIRIWDSLFADSNRFDFLLLVCCAMLILIREQLLEGDFTVNMRLLQDYPITDVSQVLQKAKELQDSQ
- the TBC1D13 gene encoding TBC1 domain family member 13 isoform X1, giving the protein MSSLHKSRIADFQDVLKEPMIALEKLRELSFSGIPCEGGLRCLCWKILLNYLPLERASWTSILAKQRELYSQFLREMIIQPGIAKANMGVSREDVTFEDHPLNPNPDSRWNTYFRDNEVLLQIDKDVRRLCPDISFFQRATEYPCLLILDPQNEFETLRKRVEQTTLKSQTVARNRSGVTNMSSPQKNSAPSMNEYVVLPNGCEAHWEVVERILFIYAKLNPGIAYVQGMNEIVGPLYYTFATDPNSEWREHAEADTFFCFTNLMAEIRDNFIKSLDDSQCGITYKMEKVYSTLKDKDVELYLKLQEQNIKPQFFAFRWLTLLLSQEFLLPDVIRIWDSLFADSNRFDFLLLVCCAMLILIREQLLEGDFTVNMRLLQDYPITDVSQVLQKAKELQDSQ